In Seriola aureovittata isolate HTS-2021-v1 ecotype China chromosome 17, ASM2101889v1, whole genome shotgun sequence, a genomic segment contains:
- the LOC130185253 gene encoding myosin heavy chain, fast skeletal muscle produces the protein MSTDAEMEQYGPAAIYLRKPERERIEAQNTPFDAKTAFFVVDADEMYLKGKLTKKDGGKATVDTVTGKTVTVKEDDIHPMNPPKFDKIEDMAMMTHLNEPCVLYNLKDRYASWMIYTYSGLFCVVVNPYKWLPVYDAIVVNAYRGKKRIEAPPHIFSISDNAYQAMLTDRENQSILITGESGAGKTVNTKRVIQYFATIAMTGGKKADAAPGKMQGSLEDQIIAANPLLEAYGNAKTIRNDNSSRFGKFIRIHFGTSGKLSSADIETYLLEKSRVTFQLSAERSYHIFYQLMTGHKPELLEALLISTNPYDYHMISQGEITVKSIDDVEEFIATDTAIDILGFTAEEKLGIYKLTGAVMHHGNMKFKQKQREEQAEPDGNEEADKIAYLLGLNSADMLKALCYPRVKVGNEMVTKGQTVPQVNNSVSALCKSIYEKMFLWMVIRINEMLDTKQPRQYFIGVLDIAGFEIFDFNSLEQLCINFTNEKLQQFFNHHMFVLEQEEYKKEGIEWEFIDFGMDLAACIELIEKPMGIFSILEEECMFPKASDTTFKNKLHDQHLGKTKAFEKPKPAKGKAEAHFSLVHYAGTVDYNISGWLDKNKDPLNDSVVQLYQKSSNKLLALLYAAHAGADAGGGGKKAGKKKGGSFQTVSALFRENLGKLMTNLRSTHPHFVRCLIPNETKTPGLMENFLVIHQLRCNGVLEGIRICRKGFPSRILYGDFKQRYKVLNASVIPEGQFIDNKKASEKLLGSIDVDHTQYKFGHTKVFFKAGLLGTLEEMRDDKLAILVTMTQALCRGYLMRKEFVKMMERRESIFSIQYNIRSFMNVKNWPWMNLYFKIKPLLKSAETEKELQQMKENYEKMQSDLATALAKKKELEEKMVSLLQEKNDLQLQVASEGENLSDAEERCEGLIKSKIQLEAKLKETTERLEDEEEINAELTAKKRKLEDECSELKKDIDDLELTLAKVEKEKHATENKVKNLTEEMASQDESIAKLTKEKKALQEAHQQTLDDLQAEEDKVNTLTKAKTKLEQQVDDLEGSLEQEKKLRMDLERAKRKLEGDLKLAQESIMDLENEKQQSDEKIKKKDFEISQLLSKIEDEQSLGAQLQKKIKELQARIEELEEEIEAERAARAKVEKQRADLSRELEEISERLEEAGGATAAQIEMNKKREAEFQKLRRDLEESTLQHESTASALRKKQADSVAELGEQIDNLQRVKQKLEKEKSEYKMEIDDLTSNMEAVAKAKGNLEKMCRTLEDQLSELKAKNDENVRQLNDINAHKARLQTENGEFSRQLEEKEALVSQLTRGKQAFTQQIEELKRHIEEEVKAKNALAHGVQSARHDCDLLREQFEEEQEAKAELQRGMSKANSEVAQWRTKYETDAIQRTEELEEAKKKLAQRLQDAEESIEAVNSKCASLEKTKQRLQGEVEDLMIDVERANSLAANLDKKQRNFDKVLAEWKQKYEEGQAELEGAQKEARSLSTELFKMKNSYEEALDHLETIKRENKNLQQEISDLTEQIGETGKSIHELEKAKKTVETEKTEIQSALEEAEGTLEHEEAKILRIQLELNQVKGEVDRKLAEKDEEMEQIKRNSQRVMDSMQSTLDAEVRSRNDALRVKKKMEGDLNEMEIQLSHSNRQAAEAQKQLRNVQGQLKDALLHLDDAVRGQEDMKEQVVMVERRNGLMIAEIEELRAALEQTERGRKVAEQELVDASERVGLLHSQNTSLLNTKKKMESDLVQVQGEVDDAIQEARNAEEKAKKAITDAAMMAEELKKEQDTSAHLERMKKNLEVTVKDLQHRLDEAENLAMKGGKKQLQKLESRVRELESEVEAEQRRGADAVKGVRKYERRVKELTYQTEEDKKNMHRLQDLVDKLQLKVKSYKRQAEEAEEQANSHLSRFRKVQHELEEAQERADIAESQVNKLRVKSRDAGKSESAE, from the exons ATGAGCACAGACGCAGAAATGGAGCAATATGGCCCGGCGGCCATCTACCTCCggaagccagagagagagaggattgaGGCACAAAACACTCCTTTTGATGCCAAAACAGCCTTCTTTGTGGTTGATGCTGATGAGATGTACCTCAAGGGTAAACTTACGAAGAAAGACGGTGGCAAAGCCACAGTTGACACAGTTACAGGAAAG ACAGTCACTGTAAAAGAGGACGACATTCATCCCATGAATCCTCCAAAGTTTGACAAAATTGAGGACATGGCCATGATGACCCACCTCAATGAGCCTTGCGTGTTGTATAACCTCAAAGATCGTTATGCATCATGGATGATCTAC ACATACTCTGGCCTGTTCTGTGTCGTCGTGAACCCATACAAGTGGCTTCCTGTGTATGATGCTATTGTTGTGAATGCATACAGAGGCAAGAAGAGGATTGAGGCTCCACCCCacatcttctccatctctgacaATGCCTATCAGGCCATGCTCACTG ACCGTGAGAACCAGTCTATCCTCATCAC AGGAGAATCTGGTGCAGGAAAGACTGTCAACACCAAGCGTGTCATCCAGTACTTTGCAACAATTGCAATGACTGGAGGTAAGAAAGCAGATGCAGCACCTGGAAAGATGCAG GGTTCCCTGGAAGATCAAATCATTGCAGCCAACCCTCTGCTGGAGGCTTATGGTAATGCCAAGACTATCAGGAATGACAACTCCTCTCGTTTT GGTAAATTCATCAGAATTCATTTTGGAACCAGTGGCAAACTGTCCTCAGCAGATATTGAAACTT ATCTGCTGGAGAAGTCACGTGTCACCTTCCAGTTGTCTGCTGAAAGGAGCTACCATATCTTCTATCAGCTGATGACAGGCCACAAGCCTGAGCTTCTGG AGGCTCTTCTGATCAGCACCAACCCCTATGACTATCATATGATCAGTCAGGGTGAAATCACGGTCAAAAGCATTGATGATGTGGAGGAGTTCATTGCAACAGAT ACTGCCATTGACATCTTAGGTTTCACTGCTGAGGAGAAATTGGGCATCTACAAGCTCACTGGTGCTGTGATGCATCATGGCAACATGAAATTCAAGCAGAAGCAGCGTGAGGAGCAGGCTGAACCTGATGGCAATGAGG AGGCTGATAAAATCGCTTACCTCTTGGGCCTGAACTCAGCTGATATGCTGAAAGCCCTGTGCTACCCAAGAGTCAAGGTCGGAAATGAGATGGTGACCAAAGGTCAGACCGTTCCACAG GTCAACAATTCCGTTAGCGCTCTGTGCAAGTCTATCTATGAGAAAATGTTCTTGTGGATGGTCATCCGTATCAATGAGATGCTGGACACAAAGCAGCCAAGACAGTACTTCATTGGGGTGTTGGATATTGCTGGATTTGAGATCTTTGAT TTCAACAGCTTGGAGCAACTCTGCATCAACTTCACCAATGAGaaactgcaacagtttttcAACCACCACATGTTTGTCTTGGAGCAAGAGGAGTACAAGAAAGAAGGCATTGAATGGGAGTTCATTGACTTTGGTATGGACTTGGCTGCCTGCATTGAGCTTATCGAGAAG CCAATGGGCATTTTCTCCATCCTTGAAGAGGAGTGCATGTTCCCAAAGGCCTCTGACACAACTTTCAAGAACAAGCTGCATGATCAGCATCTTGGCAAAACCAAGGCCTTTGAGAAGCCAAAACCTGCAAAGGGCAAGGCTGAGGCTCACTTCTCCCTGGTGCACTATGCTGGTACAGTGGACTACAATATCAGTGGCTGGCTGGACAAGAACAAGGACCCGCTGAACGACTCAGTTGTTCAGCTCTACCAGAAGTCTTCAAACAAACTGCTTGCTCTTCTGTATGCTGCTCATGCTGGCGCTGATG ctggtggtggtggaaagAAGGCTGGTAAGAAGAAGGGTGGCTCCTTCCAGACTGTGTCTGCTCTTTTCAGA GAGAACTTGGGCAAGCTGATGACCAACTTGAGGAGCACTCATCCTCACTTTGTGCGTTGCCTGATTCCCAATGAAACCAAGACCCCAG GTCTTATGGAGAACTTCTTGGTCATCCACCAACTGAGGTGTAACGGTGTGCTGGAAGGCATCAGAATCTGCAGAAAGGGCTTCCCCAGCAGAATCCTCTATGGTGACTTCAAGCAGAG ATACAAAGTATTGAATGCCAGTGTCATCCCTGAGGGACAGTTCATTGACAACAAGAAAGCTTCAGAGAAGCTGCTGGGATCCATTGATGTGGACCACACTCAGTATAAGTTTGGCCACACAAAG GTGTTCTTCAAAGCTGGTCTGCTGGGTACcctggaggagatgagagatgaCAAACTGGCTATATTGGTAACCATGACTCAGGCTCTCTGCAGAGGATACCTCATGAGGAAGGAGTTTGTTaagatgatggagaggag GGAATCCATCTTCAGCATCCAGTACAATATCCGTTCATTcatgaatgtgaaaaattgGCCATGGATGAACCTGTACTTCAAAATCAAGCCTCTTTTGAAGAGTGCTGAGACTGAGAAGGAGCTCCAACAGATGAAGGAGAATTATGAGAAGATGCAATCAGACCTGGCTACTGCCCTGGCCAAGAAGAAGGAACTGGAGGAGAAGATGGTTTCcctgctgcaggagaagaatGACCTGCAACTGCAAGTAGCATCT GAAGGTGAGAACCTATCAGATGCTGAGGAAAGGTGTGAAGGGCTCATTAAAAGCAAAATCCAGCTCGAGGCCAAACTCAAAGAGACAACTGAGAGactggaggatgaagaggaaatcAATGCTGAGCTGACTGCCaagaagaggaagctggaggaTGAATGCTCTGAGCTGAAGAAGGACATTGATGACTTGGAGCTAACCTTGGCTAAAGTGGAGAAGGAGAAACATGCCACTGAAAACAAG GTGAAAAACCTCACAGAGGAGATGGCATCTCAAGATGAGTCTATTGCCAAGTTAACCAAGGAGAAGAAAGCACTCCAAGAGGCCCACCAGCAAACACTGGATGATCTCCaggcagaggaagacaaagTCAACACTCTGACCAAGGCCAAGACAAAGCTGGAACAGCAAGTGGACGAT CTTGAGGGATCACTGGAGCAAGAGAAGAAGCTCCGCATGGACCTTGAGAGAGCCAAGAGGAAGCTTGAGGGAGATCTGAAACTGGCCCAGGAATCCATCATGGATCTGGAGAATGAGAAGCAGCAATCTGATGAGAAAATCAAGAA GAAAGACTTTGAGATAAGCCAGCTCCTCAGCAAGATTGAGGATGAACAGTCCCTGGGTGCTCAGCTTCAGAAGAAGATCAAGGAACTCCAG GCTCGCattgaggagctggaggaagagaTTGAAGCTGAGAGGGCTGCTCGGGCTAAGGTTGAGAAGCAGAGGGCTGACCTCTCcagggagctggaggagatcagTGAGAGGCTTGAGGAAGCTGGTGGAGCAACTGCCGCTCAGATTGAGATGAACAAGAAACGTGAGGCTGAGTTCCAGAAGCTGCGTCGAGACCTTGAAGAGTCAACCCTGCAGCATGAATCTACCGCATCAGCTCTTCGCAAGAAGCAGGCTGATAGTGTTGCAGAGCTGGGAGAGCAGATTGACAACCTCCAGCGTGTCAAGcagaagctggagaaggagaagagcgAGTACAAGATGGAGATTGATGACCTCACCAGCAACATGGAGGCTGTTGCCAAAGCAAAG GGCAACTTGGAGAAAATGTGCAGAACACTTGAGGACCAGCTGAGTGAGCTCAAAGCCAAAAATGATGAGAATGTTCGCCAGTTGAATGACATTAATGCACATAAGGCAAGACTGCAGACAGAGAATG GTGAGTTTTCTCGCCAGCTTGAGGAGAAGGAAGCTCTTGTTTCCCAGCTGACCAGGGGCAAGCAGGCCTTCACTCAGCAGATTGAGGAGCTCAAGAGACACAttgaggaggaagtgaag GCCAAGAATGCCCTGGCCCATGGTGTTCAGTCAGCCCGCCATGACTGCGATCTGCTCAGAGAGCAGtttgaggaggagcaggaggccaAGGCTGAGCTTCAGCGAGGAATGTCCAAGGCCAACAGCGAGGTGGCTCAGTGGAGAACCAAATATGAGACTGATGCTATCCAGCGCACTGAGGAACTGGAGGAGGCTAA GAAAAAGCTTGCCCAGCGCCTGCAGGATGCTGAGGAATCCATTGAGGCTGTCAACTCTAAGTGTGCGTCTTTGGAGAAGACCAAGCAGAGGCTGCAGGGTGAGGTGGAGGACCTCATGATTGATGTGGAGAGAGCAAATAGTCTGGCTGCCAACCTTGACAAGAAGCAGAGGAACTTTGATAAG GTCCTTGCAGAATGGAAACAGAAGTATGAGGAGGGCCAGGCAGAACTGGAAGGAGCCCAGAAGGAGGCTCGCTCTCTCAGCACTGAACTGTTCAAGATGAAGAACTCTTATGAGGAGGCTCTGGATCACCTGGAGACCAtcaagagagagaacaagaaccTGCAGC AGGAGATCTCAGACCTGACTGAACAAATTGGTGAGACTGGAAAGAGCATCCATGAGCTGGAGAAAGCCAAGAAGACTGTGGAGACTGAGAAGACTGAAATTCAGTCAGCGCTGGAGGAAGCTGAG GGCACACTGGAACATGAGGAGGCCAAGATTCTCCGTATTCAGCTTGAGCTCAACCAGGTCAAGGGTGAGGTTGACAGGAAGCTGGCAGAGAAGGATGAGGAGATGGAGCAGATAAAAAGGAACAGCCAGAGGGTGATGGACTCTATGCAGAGCACTCTTGATGCTGAGGTCAGGAGCAGAAATGATGCCCTGAGAGtcaagaagaagatggagggagaccTGAATGAGATGGAGATTCAGCTGAGCCATTCCAACAGGCAGGCTGCTGAAGCACAGAAACAACTGAGGAATGTCCAGGGACAGCTCAag GATGCCCTACTGCACCTTGATGATGCTGTCAGAGGACAGGAAGACATGAAGGAGCAGGTTGTCATGGTGGAGCGCAGAAATGGCCTGATGATTGCTGAGATTGAGGAGCTGAGAGCCGCTctggagcagacagagagaggacgcAAAGTGGCTGAGCAGGAGCTGGTTGATGCTAGTGAGCGTGTCGGACTGCTTCACTCTCAG AATACCAGTCTTCTGAACACCAAGAAGAAGATGGAGTCTGACCTTGTGCAAGTTCAGGGTGAAGTGGATGATGCCATTCAGGAAGCAAGAAATGCTGAGGAGAAGGCCAAAAAGGCCATCACTGAT GCTGCCATGATGgctgaggagctgaagaaggagCAGGACACCAGTGCTCAcctggagaggatgaagaagaaccTGGAGGTCACAGTCAAGGACCTGCAGCATCGTCTGGATGAGGCTGAGAACCTCGCCATGAAGGGTGGCAAGAAGCAGCTCCAGAAACTGGAGTCCAGG GTGCGTGAGCTGGAATCTGAAGTTGAAGCCGAGCAAAGACGTGGAGCTGATGCTGTTAAAGGCGTCCGCAAGTATGAGAGAAGAGTGAAGGAGCTGACATACCAG ACTGAGGAGGACAAGAAGAATATGCACAGACTCCAGGATCTGGTGGACAAGCTGCAGCTCAAAGTCAAGTCTTACAAGAGACAGGCTGAGGAGGCT GAGGAGCAGGCCAACAGTCACTTGTCCAGATTTAGGAAGGTTCAGCATGAACTGGAGGAAGCCCAGGAGCGCGCTGACATTGCTGAGTCCCAGGTCAACAAATTGAGAGTCAAGAGCCGTGATGCTGGAAAG TCTGAGTCTGCTGAGTAA